The Lolium rigidum isolate FL_2022 chromosome 1, APGP_CSIRO_Lrig_0.1, whole genome shotgun sequence region aaatcagcataactgAAAAACATACCACCATTAGAGGAACAAGTATACATGATTGAAAAAATAACTTACGCATTTCCCTGTCGTGGCATGTTAGGAAACATCACTTGAAATTTCTTAAAGTCAGGTTCATCAGTATCAAAAATCTTCTTCCATAGAATTGCAAAATTCTTCATCTGTACATATACATGAATGGTTACTAAGTTTGAAAACAAAAGAGCAAGTAGAACTTAAAACAAAAATTGGGATCAAAAAAACGTACTAAAGGTTCTTGTACTGCTAGCTGATATTCAGATTTCGGGCCATAGAATGAATCAAGAAAAGCAAAAAGCTTCCACTTGAAATCAACCACAAATGTAAACCAGTGTTCCAAGTGACATATAGGGAAAAAAAGCTGCATAGTAAGAGCATAAATTCATTCTGATTAAATGGAAAAGAACAAATAGAGCAATAAGAAAAATAGACATTTATATAGTAAAGTGATGCAACATACTCTATCAGACAAATCTAGCCTCTTTCCTTTACTTGCTGAAGCAGCTCCTAAGAATGAAGTGCGAACAATGTTCTCATGCAATGAACTGGAAAAATCAAGTATACTTTCCTGTTGAAAAATAGACTATTAATCATAACAACATACCCCAACATAAGAGAAGAAATTATGACATTCAAGGGGTTCAAGATTAAAAATACCCCAACATAAGAGAAGAAATAATGCCTCCCAGATTTGGTAGGATGCTTATCCTCAAAAAGCTTTCGGCAAAAGCAAGGAATAAGAAAGTTATCAATATGACCATCAGGCATCAGTGTTTGACCCAGTGACACAAAACTGCAGTGAACCCCATGGTATACAAGAGCATAGTTCCTGTTTCAAAGAAAAAAGGAATAAAGCTAGAATGTAAACAAGTGCATTTACCAAAACACATTGGAAAGAATAAGGAGATAATAAATGAGAaaaatgaagagaatatttaCTTCTGAATTCGATTAGTATATGCCAAATCCACAATTGCACAATAATGCATGATGTCTTCATCTGATACTGGAAAGCGTGAATTCTCGGGTAATGGAAAGATCAGACTGTTCTTAGGCTGCAGACATATAAACTTATCGTTGGTTGATTGTCTGCCAGTGTTATGAGCAGTCATATCCAAGTTATGGTCACCATCTACTAATGAATCAACAACATCTGGAGCTTCACAGTTGCGCGCTGCATTCTGCCTTGAATAACTGGCATGCTTCATGATgcatgttgttgttgtaaacctcCTCAACATTCTGCGAAAGAAGATTTTGACGATCTTTGAAGTTTGACACACCAGTGATCTTAACCTCATGTGCTTTCCCAACCTATGAAGAAAAAAACGAACATGAAAATGACACGTGTCAGTCAAAAAAGGATAGAAAGTGAGAATGATAATACATAAAGGACACCAAAAATGATTAAAACAAAAGATAAAAAGAGAGAGTGTGG contains the following coding sequences:
- the LOC124683628 gene encoding uncharacterized protein LOC124683628, coding for MTAHNTGRQSTNDKFICLQPKNSLIFPLPENSRFPVSDEDIMHYCAIVDLAYTNRIQKNYALVYHGVHCSFVSLGQTLMPDGHIDNFLIPCFCRKLFEDKHPTKSGRHYFFSYVGESILDFSSSLHENIVRTSFLGAASASKGKRLDLSDRLFFPICHLEHWFTFVVDFKWKLFAFLDSFYGPKSEYQLAVQEPLMKNFAILWKKIFDTDEPDFKKFQVMFPNMPRQGNAHNCGVMTMKAMELFDPTKDLRKLFSDNDVCHIRIQYANSLFFHRGNKVDQNVVTSFFDKEDFMRQLHPS